The Chamaesiphon minutus PCC 6605 DNA window AAAGGGGTGACGAAATTGGGGCAATCTTGACATCGATCGTGTTTGTGGTATCTCCCTTCGTACCAGCCCTCGGCTTATCTACAGAACTAGTTGGGTTGTTGCTCGCTGGGGTAGCGGCTTTTTGGGTACTGCTGACTTTAGCAGACAATCGCGGTAATGGGATTACGCCCATTCACGTCACGTTACTGGCGTTCTGGGGAGTTTCCGCCATCTCCACTGGTTTATCGCCAGCCAAAGATCTCGCATTTAGAGGACTAAATTTAGTCACTCTCTACTTGATATTATTTATGATGCTGGCGCGGTTGTGTCGATCGAGTCGGATTCGGGATTGGCTGATTGGGATTTATTTGCACGTTGCTCTAGTTGTCAGTGTGTATGGGGTGCATCAATCGCTATATGGTGCCAAACAGTTGGCAACATGGGTGGATGCCGAGTCTACGTTAGCTAAGACGACACGAGTATATAGTTATCTCAATAATCCCAATCTTTTAGCTGCCTATCTGTTGCCAGCGATCGCGTTTAGTGTGGCAGCCTGTTTTATTTGGCGCGGTAGATTGCCAAAAATCCTCGCAGGCTTGATGGTAGTGGTGAATACGTACTGTCTGATGGTGACCTACTGTCGCGGTGCGTGGGTGGGGGCAGTGATGGGAATCGTCGTTGCTGCTGCTTTAGTTTATTACTGGTTGCGGCCTACATTGTCCCAGTTTTGGAGATCTTGGGCATTGCCGATGGCTTTAGGCGCGATTTTGGCCGTCGGTGGTGTAGCTATGTTGGTGATTCCGAGCTTGCGCGATCGCATATTGAGTATTTTTAGTGGTAGTAAAGATAGTAGTAATAACGTCCGGATCGAAGTCTGGAAAGCGGTGGCTAAAATGATTCACGATCGACCGCTGTGGGGCATTGGGCCTGGAGATCGGGTGTTTAAGCGGATGTATCCGGTCTATCAAACTAGTCCTCGCTTTAGCGCGTTGAGTGCTTACTCGATCTTTCTAGAAACGATCGTCGAAATTGGTTATGTCGGGTTCGTCTGTCTGCTGTGGATGCTGGCGGTAA harbors:
- a CDS encoding IctB family putative bicarbonate transporter, with the protein product MYSFWQRLTLSDISPNNWFDASYVHRWVGSLQAWRQQSLLLQRGDEIGAILTSIVFVVSPFVPALGLSTELVGLLLAGVAAFWVLLTLADNRGNGITPIHVTLLAFWGVSAISTGLSPAKDLAFRGLNLVTLYLILFMMLARLCRSSRIRDWLIGIYLHVALVVSVYGVHQSLYGAKQLATWVDAESTLAKTTRVYSYLNNPNLLAAYLLPAIAFSVAACFIWRGRLPKILAGLMVVVNTYCLMVTYCRGAWVGAVMGIVVAAALVYYWLRPTLSQFWRSWALPMALGAILAVGGVAMLVIPSLRDRILSIFSGSKDSSNNVRIEVWKAVAKMIHDRPLWGIGPGDRVFKRMYPVYQTSPRFSALSAYSIFLETIVEIGYVGFVCLLWMLAVIFNCGLQGLAKMRQTRDPQAFWLIAAIAAMVATVGQGTTDTEWYRPQIQTLWWLVVGIIASFYPATETSNWQEKVLVESSDS